From one Thalassobaculum sp. OXR-137 genomic stretch:
- a CDS encoding tetratricopeptide repeat protein → MALQEGRYGLTYTSARPEAVEAFDGMVTSYLGFGRDIGDRLKQVFSADPDMPMAHVAKGYLFKLFGSGAMAERAKKALAEAKTRAETQGVTEREALHLAALDAWCAEDIDRTTACWERAVLEYPKDALALRLAHFNHFYAGEGRMMRDSTARVLPDWSKDDPDYGFLLGMHAFGLEEAGDYAAAEPFGRMAVEQNPADAWAVHAVAHIMEMQGRHREGVDWVSGLEPSWSATNNFRFHLYWHQALFHLERHEFGAVLALYDRQIASDLDADMYLDVCNGASLLWRLEMYGVDVGDRWKDLARVSLRHAEDHELIFVSLHYLMALIKGGEPQAAATLAGHLESYANAATTQGRVAARVGTATAEAMAALAAGDAATVVEALYPVRYDLYCMGGSHAQRDVFEEMLVTAAVEADPMLARALLAERTAAKPNSAWSWQNYATALKATGRDQAADLAKARAAALVSAASG, encoded by the coding sequence ATGGCACTCCAGGAAGGCCGCTACGGCCTGACCTACACCAGCGCGCGCCCGGAGGCTGTGGAGGCCTTCGACGGCATGGTGACCTCCTATCTCGGCTTCGGCAGGGATATCGGCGACCGGCTGAAGCAGGTGTTCTCCGCCGATCCGGACATGCCGATGGCCCACGTGGCCAAGGGGTATCTGTTCAAGCTGTTCGGCAGCGGCGCCATGGCTGAGCGCGCGAAGAAGGCGCTGGCCGAGGCCAAGACCCGGGCGGAAACCCAGGGCGTGACCGAGCGCGAGGCGCTGCACCTGGCCGCCCTGGACGCCTGGTGTGCCGAGGATATCGACCGCACCACCGCCTGCTGGGAGCGGGCGGTTCTCGAATACCCCAAGGACGCGCTCGCCCTGCGGCTGGCCCATTTCAACCATTTCTACGCCGGCGAGGGCCGGATGATGCGCGACAGCACCGCCCGGGTGCTGCCGGACTGGAGCAAAGACGACCCGGATTACGGGTTCCTGCTCGGCATGCATGCCTTCGGGCTGGAGGAGGCCGGCGACTACGCCGCGGCCGAGCCGTTCGGCCGCATGGCGGTGGAGCAGAACCCGGCCGATGCCTGGGCCGTGCATGCGGTCGCCCATATCATGGAGATGCAGGGTCGCCACCGCGAGGGCGTGGACTGGGTCTCGGGTCTGGAGCCGTCCTGGTCGGCCACCAACAACTTCCGCTTCCATCTCTACTGGCACCAGGCGCTGTTCCACCTGGAGCGCCACGAGTTCGGCGCGGTGCTGGCGCTCTATGACCGGCAGATCGCCTCCGATCTCGACGCCGACATGTATCTCGACGTCTGCAATGGTGCGTCGCTGCTGTGGCGGCTGGAGATGTACGGCGTCGATGTGGGCGATCGCTGGAAGGACCTGGCGCGGGTCTCCCTGCGCCATGCCGAGGACCACGAGCTGATCTTCGTGTCGCTGCATTATCTGATGGCGCTGATCAAGGGTGGGGAGCCGCAGGCTGCGGCCACGCTCGCTGGGCATCTGGAGAGCTACGCCAACGCCGCGACAACGCAAGGCCGGGTCGCCGCCCGGGTCGGGACCGCCACGGCGGAGGCCATGGCGGCCCTGGCCGCCGGCGATGCGGCCACGGTCGTGGAGGCGCTCTATCCGGTGCGCTACGACCTGTACTGCATGGGCGGCAGCCACGCCCAGCGCGACGTGTTCGAGGAGATGCTGGTCACCGCCGCGGTGGAGGCCGATCCGATGCTGGCCCGGGCCCTGCTGGCTGAGCGCACGGCGGCGAAGCCGAACTCGGCCTGGAGCTGGCAGAACTACGCCACCGCGCTCAAGGCCACTGGCCGCGACCAAGCCGCCGATCTGGCGAAGGCGCGGGCTGCGGCCTTGGTGTCGGCAGCGTCGGGCTAG
- the kdsA gene encoding 3-deoxy-8-phosphooctulonate synthase, giving the protein MVASRTVRIGDLAVANDRPFTLIAGPCQIESREHALEIAEELVKVCAAAEVPLIFKSSYDKANRTSLNAGRGVGIDQGLAILVEVREKFGCPVLTDVHEPAQCAIAAQAVDVLQIPAFLCRQTDLVVAAGETGKTVNIKKGQFLAPWDVANIAAKVVATGNQNILLTDRGTSFGYNTLVSDMRGLPEMARDGYPVVIDATHSVQQPGGKGGSSGGQREFVPVIARAALAVGVAAVFMECHPEPDSAPSDGPNMVPLDQVGGLLATFKAFDSIAKANPITLD; this is encoded by the coding sequence ATGGTTGCCTCCCGCACCGTCCGCATCGGCGACCTCGCCGTCGCCAACGACCGCCCGTTCACCCTGATCGCCGGTCCGTGCCAGATCGAGAGCCGGGAGCACGCGCTGGAGATCGCCGAGGAACTGGTGAAGGTCTGCGCGGCGGCCGAGGTCCCGCTGATCTTCAAGTCGTCCTACGACAAGGCGAACCGGACCAGCCTGAATGCCGGCCGCGGCGTCGGCATCGACCAGGGTCTGGCGATCCTGGTCGAGGTGCGCGAGAAGTTCGGCTGCCCGGTGCTGACCGACGTGCATGAGCCGGCGCAATGCGCCATCGCGGCGCAGGCGGTGGACGTGCTGCAGATCCCGGCCTTCCTGTGCCGCCAGACCGACCTCGTGGTCGCCGCCGGCGAGACCGGCAAGACCGTGAACATCAAGAAGGGCCAGTTCCTGGCCCCCTGGGACGTGGCCAACATCGCAGCCAAGGTGGTCGCCACCGGCAACCAGAACATCCTGCTGACCGACCGGGGCACCAGCTTCGGCTACAACACCCTGGTCTCCGACATGCGCGGTCTGCCGGAAATGGCCCGCGACGGCTATCCGGTGGTGATCGACGCAACCCATTCGGTGCAGCAGCCGGGCGGCAAGGGCGGCTCGTCGGGCGGCCAGCGCGAATTCGTCCCGGTCATCGCCCGCGCGGCCCTGGCCGTCGGCGTGGCCGCCGTGTTCATGGAATGCCACCCGGAGCCGGACAGCGCCCCGTCCGATGGCCCGAACATGGTGCCGCTCGATCAGGTCGGCGGCCTGTTGGCGACCTTCAAAGCCTTCGATAGCATAGCCAAAGCGAACCCGATCACGCTCGACTGA
- a CDS encoding CTP synthase, whose amino-acid sequence MTRFIFITGGVVSSLGKGLASAALGALLQARGYKVRLRKLDPYLNVDPGTMSPYQHGEVYVTDDGAETDLDLGHYERFTGVSARKSDNVTTGQIYMDVITRERRGDYLGATIQVIPHVTDAIKEFAKGDITDEDFVLCEIGGTVGDIEGLPFLEAIRQLGNELGHERSLFLHLTLVPYIPSAGELKTKPTQHSVKELQSVGIQPDILLCRCDREIPSDQRRKIGQFCNIRPEAVIPALDASSIYEVPLRYHEDGLDTEVLRHFGLLQDESEPNLERWTGIMDRVANPEGHVKIAVVGKYTSLLDSYKSLAEALTHGGIANNVKVELDWIDSEIFETESEAVMRLEDVHGILVPGGFGERGSEGKIAAVTFARERRIPYFGICFGMQMACIEAARSGGGIAGAGSTEFGPCDEPVVGLLTEWTRGNVTETRDAGGDYGGTMRLGAYECRLEDGSRVHDIYGDALIHERHRHRYEVNINYKPALEQAGLRFSGMSPDGVLPEIIERPDHPWFVGVQFHPELKSKPFDPHPLFTSFIAAAVEQSRLV is encoded by the coding sequence ATGACGCGGTTTATCTTCATTACCGGCGGCGTGGTCTCCTCCCTGGGAAAAGGTCTCGCCTCTGCCGCCCTTGGCGCGCTGCTTCAGGCACGCGGCTATAAAGTCCGGCTGCGCAAGCTGGACCCCTATCTGAACGTGGATCCGGGCACCATGAGCCCGTATCAACACGGCGAGGTCTACGTCACCGACGACGGGGCGGAGACCGATCTCGATCTCGGCCATTACGAGCGCTTCACCGGCGTCTCGGCCCGCAAGAGCGACAACGTGACCACCGGCCAGATCTATATGGACGTGATCACGCGCGAGCGGCGCGGCGACTATCTCGGCGCCACGATCCAGGTCATCCCGCACGTCACCGACGCGATCAAGGAGTTCGCCAAGGGCGACATCACGGACGAGGATTTCGTCCTGTGCGAGATCGGCGGCACGGTCGGCGACATCGAGGGCCTGCCCTTCCTGGAGGCGATTCGCCAGCTCGGCAACGAGCTCGGCCACGAGCGCTCGCTGTTCCTGCACCTGACCCTGGTGCCCTACATCCCCTCGGCCGGCGAGTTGAAGACCAAGCCGACCCAGCACTCGGTGAAGGAGCTGCAGAGCGTCGGTATCCAGCCGGACATCCTGCTGTGCCGGTGCGACCGGGAGATTCCGAGCGACCAGCGCCGCAAGATCGGCCAGTTCTGCAACATCCGTCCCGAAGCGGTGATCCCGGCGCTCGACGCCTCGTCGATCTACGAGGTGCCGCTGCGCTACCATGAGGACGGGCTGGACACCGAGGTGCTGCGCCATTTCGGCCTGCTGCAGGACGAGAGCGAGCCGAATCTGGAGCGCTGGACCGGCATCATGGACCGGGTCGCCAATCCGGAAGGTCATGTGAAGATCGCCGTGGTCGGCAAGTACACGAGCCTGCTGGACAGCTACAAGTCGCTGGCCGAGGCGTTGACTCATGGCGGCATCGCCAACAACGTGAAGGTCGAGCTCGACTGGATCGACAGCGAGATCTTCGAGACCGAGAGCGAAGCGGTCATGCGGCTGGAGGATGTCCACGGCATCCTGGTGCCGGGCGGCTTCGGCGAGCGCGGTTCCGAGGGCAAGATCGCGGCGGTCACCTTCGCCCGCGAGCGGCGGATTCCCTATTTCGGCATCTGCTTCGGCATGCAGATGGCCTGCATCGAAGCGGCGCGCTCCGGCGGCGGCATTGCGGGTGCGGGTTCCACCGAGTTCGGTCCCTGCGATGAGCCGGTCGTCGGCCTGCTCACCGAATGGACCCGGGGCAATGTCACCGAGACCCGCGATGCGGGCGGCGACTACGGCGGCACCATGCGTCTCGGCGCCTATGAGTGCCGGCTCGAGGACGGCAGCCGGGTACACGACATCTACGGCGACGCCCTGATCCATGAGCGCCACCGGCACCGCTATGAGGTCAACATCAACTACAAGCCGGCTCTGGAGCAGGCGGGTCTGCGCTTCTCCGGCATGTCGCCGGACGGTGTGCTTCCGGAAATCATCGAGCGGCCGGACCATCCGTGGTTCGTCGGCGTCCAGTTCCACCCGGAATTGAAGTCCAAGCCGTTCGACCCACATCCGCTGTTCACCAGCTTCATCGCCGCGGCGGTGGAGCAGTCGCGTCTGGTCTGA
- the secG gene encoding preprotein translocase subunit SecG, giving the protein MQLIILTVHLMIALALIVTVLLQRSEGGGLGIGGGGGGGGGLGSFMSARGTANLLTRTTAILAACFMATSLTLAILASQTKKASIVDQVPAVSTPAEPTAPAAPLSQ; this is encoded by the coding sequence ATGCAACTGATCATTCTCACCGTACATCTCATGATCGCGCTGGCGCTGATCGTCACCGTGCTGCTTCAGCGCAGCGAGGGCGGCGGCCTGGGCATCGGCGGTGGCGGCGGCGGTGGCGGCGGCCTCGGGTCCTTCATGTCGGCGCGCGGCACCGCAAACCTGCTGACCCGGACCACGGCGATTCTGGCCGCCTGCTTCATGGCGACCAGCCTGACATTGGCGATTCTCGCCTCCCAGACCAAGAAGGCGTCCATCGTCGATCAGGTTCCGGCGGTCTCGACGCCGGCCGAGCCGACGGCTCCCGCCGCGCCTCTCTCGCAGTAA
- the tpiA gene encoding triose-phosphate isomerase: MAPRALIAGNWKMNMDRVSSEVLAEALARNVGKVAVELVVCPPSVYLSPVSVMLGSSGVALGGQDCHTAESGAHTGDVSPEMLADLGCTYVIVGHSERRADHGETDAEVRAKAEAARRAGLVPIVCVGETEAERDAGKALEVVESQVRGSVPEGLTGETLVVAYEPVWAIGTGRTPTAEDVAAVHAHIRKVLDDICGDAANVRLLYGGSVKPGNAKELMSVANVNGALVGGASLKAEDFLGIAQATP; encoded by the coding sequence GTGGCTCCACGCGCGCTGATTGCCGGCAATTGGAAGATGAACATGGACCGCGTCTCCAGCGAGGTTCTGGCCGAGGCGCTGGCCCGCAACGTCGGCAAGGTGGCGGTGGAACTCGTGGTCTGCCCGCCGTCGGTCTATCTGTCGCCGGTCAGCGTCATGCTCGGTTCCAGCGGCGTCGCCCTGGGCGGCCAGGACTGCCACACCGCGGAGAGCGGCGCCCATACAGGCGACGTCTCCCCGGAGATGCTGGCCGATCTCGGCTGCACCTATGTCATCGTCGGCCATTCCGAGCGCCGCGCCGATCACGGCGAGACCGATGCGGAGGTCCGCGCCAAGGCCGAGGCGGCCCGCCGGGCCGGCCTGGTGCCCATCGTCTGCGTCGGCGAGACCGAGGCCGAGCGCGATGCCGGCAAGGCGCTTGAGGTGGTCGAGAGTCAGGTCCGCGGCTCGGTGCCCGAGGGGCTGACCGGCGAGACGCTGGTCGTGGCCTACGAGCCGGTCTGGGCGATCGGCACCGGCCGCACGCCGACCGCCGAGGACGTCGCCGCCGTCCATGCGCATATCCGCAAGGTGCTGGACGATATCTGCGGCGACGCGGCCAACGTCCGGCTGCTCTATGGCGGCTCGGTGAAGCCGGGGAACGCCAAGGAACTGATGTCGGTGGCCAACGTGAACGGCGCCCTGGTCGGCGGCGCGTCGCTCAAAGCGGAGGACTTCCTCGGCATCGCCCAGGCGACCCCGTGA
- a CDS encoding peptidyl-prolyl cis-trans isomerase, with product MLQFIRSKVSSIFVKILFVLLIASFAIWGIGDTIFGSPAGRAAVEVDGDVRVTAVEAAEEFDRSRRRLGIPLTVDQAIQLGLLDQTLQNLTVQSLMVVATNRLGLSASDEQIVQLIHRQFRDSLGQFDRTAYQTFLASNGWSESEFVSRARRDLARNQLIGAVAAGSEKTVPDAIVKTLHDYREERRIAAAVRIDASALPAPEQPDEAALSAYYEERKKDYETPEYRGVSWLAVSPQSIAQSMEIPEDELRELFEERKASFDTRGTRTVDQALFADQDAAGAAYDRIQAGEDFAAVAEEVTGMSAAELDFGQVTRSDLPEGTAEAVFALTEPGSVTEPVESPFGWHLFRIREAEVGAPASFEDVRDDLRREVALERAYDEVFERSNAVEDALAAGSTLEEAARSLNIPLNQIPFVARDGSQPAGGIVTTLPGEPFLRTAFETETGTQSTLTETRDGTYFILRVDGVEPPRIPELGQVRPAVLADWDTEQRLERAEDIADEIVAAVKAGTPLAEAAAEHDLTVERLPAITRQGQGLTPGWPPAVAGALFEQKAGGASAVSSDQGAAVVTLVEVIEGGGSMAGPQDQVRAEIAGAVSNDLIELLLADLESRHEVTVNPGAVRQLFTVNEGAQ from the coding sequence ATGCTCCAGTTTATTCGTTCCAAGGTCTCCTCGATCTTCGTCAAGATTCTGTTCGTCCTGCTGATCGCGAGCTTCGCGATCTGGGGCATCGGCGACACGATCTTCGGCAGCCCCGCCGGCCGCGCCGCGGTCGAGGTCGACGGCGACGTGCGGGTCACCGCGGTCGAGGCGGCGGAGGAGTTCGACCGGTCGCGCCGGCGTCTGGGCATTCCGCTGACCGTGGATCAGGCGATCCAGCTCGGCCTGCTCGACCAGACCCTGCAGAACCTGACGGTGCAGAGCCTGATGGTCGTGGCGACCAACCGGCTCGGCCTGTCCGCGAGCGACGAGCAGATCGTCCAGCTCATCCACCGGCAGTTCCGCGACAGCCTGGGTCAGTTCGATCGCACCGCCTACCAGACCTTCCTGGCCTCGAACGGCTGGAGCGAGTCGGAGTTCGTCTCCCGCGCCCGCCGCGACCTGGCCCGCAACCAGCTCATCGGCGCCGTGGCCGCCGGCAGCGAGAAGACCGTGCCTGACGCGATCGTTAAGACGCTGCACGACTATCGCGAGGAGCGCCGGATCGCGGCGGCGGTGCGCATCGACGCCTCCGCCCTGCCCGCCCCCGAGCAGCCGGACGAGGCGGCGCTGAGCGCCTATTACGAAGAGCGCAAGAAGGACTACGAGACGCCGGAATACCGCGGCGTGAGCTGGCTGGCGGTCTCGCCCCAGTCGATCGCCCAGTCCATGGAGATCCCCGAGGACGAGCTGCGGGAGCTGTTCGAGGAGCGCAAGGCGAGCTTCGACACCCGGGGAACGCGCACGGTCGACCAGGCCCTGTTCGCCGACCAGGACGCGGCCGGCGCCGCCTATGACCGGATCCAGGCGGGCGAGGATTTCGCCGCGGTGGCCGAAGAGGTCACCGGCATGTCCGCCGCCGAACTCGATTTCGGTCAGGTGACCCGCAGCGACCTGCCCGAAGGCACCGCCGAGGCGGTCTTCGCCCTCACCGAGCCGGGCTCGGTGACGGAGCCGGTGGAAAGCCCGTTCGGCTGGCACCTGTTCCGCATCCGCGAGGCCGAGGTCGGCGCGCCGGCAAGCTTCGAGGACGTGCGCGACGACCTGAGGCGCGAAGTCGCCCTGGAACGGGCCTATGACGAGGTCTTCGAGCGCTCCAACGCCGTGGAGGACGCGCTCGCCGCCGGGTCCACCCTGGAGGAAGCGGCCCGGTCGCTGAACATCCCGCTGAACCAGATCCCCTTCGTCGCCCGCGACGGCAGTCAGCCGGCCGGCGGCATCGTCACCACCCTGCCCGGCGAGCCGTTCCTGCGGACCGCCTTCGAGACCGAGACGGGCACCCAGAGCACGCTGACCGAAACCCGCGACGGCACCTATTTCATCCTGCGCGTCGATGGCGTCGAGCCGCCGCGGATTCCCGAACTCGGGCAGGTCCGCCCGGCGGTGCTCGCCGATTGGGACACGGAACAGCGTCTGGAGCGGGCGGAGGACATCGCCGACGAGATCGTCGCCGCCGTGAAGGCCGGCACGCCGCTCGCCGAGGCCGCCGCCGAGCACGACCTGACGGTCGAGCGTCTGCCGGCGATCACCCGCCAGGGCCAGGGCCTGACCCCCGGCTGGCCGCCGGCCGTCGCGGGCGCCCTGTTCGAGCAGAAGGCCGGCGGCGCCAGCGCCGTCAGCAGCGACCAGGGCGCCGCCGTGGTCACCCTGGTCGAGGTCATCGAGGGCGGCGGCTCCATGGCGGGGCCGCAGGACCAGGTCCGGGCCGAGATTGCCGGCGCCGTCTCCAACGACCTGATCGAGCTGCTGCTCGCCGATCTGGAAAGCCGCCACGAGGTCACCGTCAATCCGGGTGCCGTGCGTCAGCTCTTCACCGTGAACGAAGGCGCGCAATGA
- the trpE gene encoding anthranilate synthase component I, producing the protein MTTSPDFDAFREAYDAGRAQVVWTTLVADLETPVSAMMKLADGRANAFLLESVEGGAVRGRYSIIGLKPDLIWRFYKDKAEINRQARVDTDAFEPLSEPPLASLRALIAESRIDLPAEVPPMAAGLFGYMGYDAIRLFEDIPDNNPDTLGIQDGIMLRPTIVCVFDNIDDMVTIITPVYPDAEMGARAAYAAAAERLADVVSDFERSLPYRRERPGAVDALPEPVSNTGREQYHEMVRRTVEYINAGDAFQVVPSHRMSVPFTLPPFALYRSLRRLNPSPFLFFFDFGAYSIVGSSPEILVRLRDGVVTIRPLAGTRKRGETPEEDKALAEELLADPKERAEHLMLLDLGRNDVGRVAKIGTVEVKDQFTIERYSHVMHIASHVDGELAEDKDVLEALFAGFPAGTVSGAPKVRAMEIIDELEVSRRGVYAGAVGYLSANAMDTCIALRTALVKDGTMYVQAGGGVVADSDPEAEWQETQNKARALIRAAQEAVRFAARRS; encoded by the coding sequence ATGACCACCAGTCCCGATTTCGACGCGTTCCGAGAGGCCTACGACGCAGGACGGGCGCAGGTGGTCTGGACCACCCTGGTCGCCGATCTGGAGACGCCGGTCTCCGCCATGATGAAGCTGGCGGACGGCCGGGCGAACGCCTTCCTGCTGGAATCCGTCGAGGGCGGCGCGGTGCGCGGCCGCTACTCGATCATCGGCCTGAAGCCGGACCTGATCTGGCGGTTCTACAAGGACAAGGCGGAGATCAACCGGCAGGCCCGGGTCGACACCGACGCCTTCGAGCCGCTGTCGGAGCCGCCGCTGGCCTCCCTGCGGGCGCTGATCGCCGAGAGCCGCATCGACCTGCCGGCCGAGGTGCCGCCGATGGCGGCCGGCCTGTTCGGCTATATGGGCTACGACGCCATCCGCCTGTTCGAGGACATTCCGGACAACAACCCGGACACCCTCGGCATCCAGGACGGCATCATGCTGCGGCCGACCATCGTCTGCGTGTTCGACAACATCGACGACATGGTCACCATCATCACCCCGGTCTATCCGGACGCCGAGATGGGCGCGCGGGCGGCCTATGCGGCGGCGGCGGAGCGGCTGGCCGACGTGGTCTCCGATTTCGAGCGCTCCCTGCCCTACCGCCGCGAGCGGCCGGGGGCGGTCGACGCCCTGCCGGAGCCGGTCTCCAATACCGGACGCGAGCAGTATCACGAGATGGTCCGCCGGACCGTCGAGTACATCAACGCCGGCGACGCCTTCCAGGTGGTGCCGTCGCACCGGATGTCGGTGCCGTTCACCCTGCCGCCCTTCGCGCTGTACCGCTCGCTGCGGCGGCTGAATCCCTCGCCCTTCCTGTTCTTCTTCGATTTCGGCGCCTATTCGATCGTCGGCTCCAGCCCGGAGATCCTGGTGCGGCTGCGCGACGGGGTGGTGACGATCCGCCCGCTCGCCGGCACCCGCAAGCGCGGCGAGACCCCGGAAGAGGACAAGGCCCTGGCCGAGGAGCTGCTGGCTGATCCGAAGGAACGGGCCGAGCATCTCATGCTGCTCGATCTGGGCCGCAACGACGTGGGCCGGGTGGCCAAGATCGGCACGGTGGAGGTGAAGGACCAGTTCACCATCGAGCGCTACAGCCACGTCATGCACATCGCCAGCCACGTGGACGGCGAGCTGGCCGAGGACAAGGACGTGCTGGAAGCCCTGTTCGCCGGCTTCCCGGCGGGCACGGTGTCCGGCGCGCCCAAGGTCCGGGCGATGGAGATCATCGACGAGCTGGAAGTGTCGCGCCGCGGCGTCTATGCGGGGGCCGTGGGCTATCTCTCGGCCAACGCCATGGACACCTGCATCGCCCTGCGCACCGCCCTGGTGAAGGACGGCACCATGTACGTCCAGGCCGGCGGCGGCGTGGTCGCCGACAGCGACCCCGAGGCCGAATGGCAGGAAACCCAGAACAAGGCCCGCGCCCTCATCCGCGCGGCCCAGGAAGCGGTGCGCTTCGCGGCAAGGCGGAGCTGA
- a CDS encoding MFS transporter — MSSPVSPVPVSSMPVSSRFALGFSCVGHTFSHLLMLLYPTVVLSLESAWDMRFGDLIALMLVSQILFGAAAVPAGWLADRWSAPGMMALFFLGTGGMCVATGFADGPFAMAVGLGGIGLFASIYHPVGIAWVTRDPATRGRALGINGVFGSLGTAGGAVVAGTLAAAFGWQWAFFVPGAICVLVGVGLVVSILFGLVEDNRAVHHAAAREASRGDMLRGALVLMVTIALSGLIYQSTSFAMPKLFDQRLVGMVETTAGVGVLVSLIYAVSALAQVLGGWMADRFDLKRVYITCWALQIPFLAVAATLAGPLLLPVAAMMVLTNTAFVPAENSLFARYSPPAWRGTAFGVKFLVSLGVSAISVPLVGQLYDMAGDFEPLLVLLALFAAGGAVAGLLLPAGRRTEPVAQPAE, encoded by the coding sequence ATGTCCAGCCCCGTCTCGCCCGTGCCCGTTTCGTCCATGCCGGTCTCGTCCCGGTTTGCGCTCGGCTTCTCCTGTGTCGGCCATACCTTCTCGCATCTGCTGATGCTGCTCTATCCGACGGTCGTCCTGTCGCTGGAGAGCGCCTGGGACATGCGGTTCGGCGACCTGATCGCGCTGATGCTGGTCAGCCAGATCCTGTTCGGCGCCGCCGCGGTCCCCGCCGGCTGGCTGGCCGACCGGTGGAGCGCGCCGGGGATGATGGCGTTGTTCTTCCTGGGCACCGGCGGCATGTGCGTCGCCACCGGCTTCGCCGACGGGCCGTTCGCCATGGCGGTCGGCCTGGGCGGCATCGGGCTGTTCGCCTCGATCTACCACCCGGTCGGCATCGCCTGGGTCACCCGCGACCCGGCGACCCGGGGCCGCGCGCTCGGCATCAACGGCGTGTTCGGCTCGCTGGGGACCGCCGGCGGGGCCGTGGTCGCCGGCACGCTCGCCGCCGCCTTCGGCTGGCAGTGGGCGTTCTTCGTGCCCGGGGCGATCTGCGTGCTGGTCGGCGTCGGCTTGGTCGTCTCGATCCTGTTCGGTCTGGTGGAGGACAACCGGGCGGTCCATCACGCAGCCGCCAGGGAGGCCAGCCGTGGCGACATGCTGCGCGGCGCCCTGGTGCTGATGGTGACGATCGCCCTGTCCGGTCTGATCTACCAGTCGACCTCCTTCGCCATGCCCAAGCTGTTCGACCAGCGGCTGGTCGGCATGGTCGAGACCACCGCCGGGGTCGGCGTGCTGGTCTCGCTGATCTACGCGGTGTCGGCGCTGGCGCAGGTGCTGGGCGGCTGGATGGCCGACCGGTTCGACCTGAAGCGGGTCTACATCACCTGCTGGGCGCTGCAGATCCCGTTCCTGGCGGTGGCCGCGACCCTGGCCGGGCCGCTGCTGCTGCCGGTGGCGGCGATGATGGTGCTGACCAACACCGCCTTCGTGCCGGCCGAGAACAGCCTGTTCGCCCGCTACTCGCCGCCGGCCTGGCGCGGCACCGCCTTCGGGGTGAAGTTCCTGGTGTCGCTGGGCGTGTCGGCGATCAGCGTGCCGCTGGTGGGCCAGCTTTACGACATGGCCGGCGATTTCGAGCCGCTGCTAGTGCTGCTGGCCCTGTTCGCGGCGGGTGGCGCTGTTGCGGGGCTGCTGCTGCCGGCGGGGCGGCGCACCGAGCCGGTGGCCCAGCCGGCGGAGTAG